In Papaver somniferum cultivar HN1 unplaced genomic scaffold, ASM357369v1 unplaced-scaffold_117, whole genome shotgun sequence, the DNA window aTATTTCTATTTCGTTTACTTGACAATATCTTAGAATCGTTGTACTTATCAtttgggtgtgctactggatttccagtaattATATTTTGGCGCCCAGAAACAAggaactcatgttaagagtttaCTCTCACTTGAGATTTGGAGAAGAAGTTGAAGTTGTTCTTGAGTTTTCTTAGTAAAAACCTTTTAACgagttgttctttttcttaaacaCATAAATTCGTCAATCAAAGGAGTGCGATTATATTAAGGATCTGGAAAGTAGAGTAGATCTGAACCTTTTTTTAACAATCTCCCTTGAAATCTTTTAAAAACTCATCATAAGGAAGCTAGATCCACTTAGTGAGGGATCGTTGACGAACCGGAGAGTAAAAGTTAACACGGTAGAAGTTGGTTGCTGGCAAGAGTTCCAGATCGAGCAAAGCACGTAATAGCGTCAAGAAGAAGAAAGCGTTTAGCgggaaaaagaggaagaagaatggAGCCAAGAGAAATATCAACCATGGGAGGAAGAAGTGATGCGAATCAGGAGCAAAATGGTGACCTTGATGAGAATCGTTATCGAGAAGGATCGGTTCATACTTCTGATACTGATACAGCTATAGAAGAAGAACCTGTGTAAGAGGGGAGCAGATGTCaatgaagaaaatatgacattGGCGCAGTTGAGGGAAGTACATCGTCTGGAAAGAGAAAGAGATTTGGTGGAGCAGCGAACACGACTAACAAGACAGAACGTTACTTTGACGCAACAGAATCGTCAGCTCAATGAGGAAAGAGTCGTCCATGATCAACGAGGAGGAGAATCGGATGCGAGGACCGGATCGTCAACCAGGAGAAACTTTCTGCAAAGGGAATAGATGCTAGAAAATGACGAAGATGGAGAAAGGAGGAATGAGAAAAGGAGAAGAAGGAGACGCCAAAGGGAAATCAGCGAAGAGAGGGAGCTAAGGAGAGCATTGAAAGAGACTAGATGGGAAGAGCAAAGACGAAGGTTTGAAGAGGATATAAGGAAAATAGAGGCGAGGGTACGCGAAGAAGAAAGAGTACGCGAAGAAGAGAGAATACGTGAAAATGAAAGGACATATGAAGATGAAAGGATGCACGAAGAAGATAGGAGACGCGAAGAAGATAGAAGGCGTGAGGATGATAGGAGGAATGACATGGGAAGAAGGAATAGGCGAAATAAAGGCGGAAATGATATGAACCAAGCGATTATGAATGAATTGCGAGATATGAGGTCTATGATTAACATTTCACGAAGAGGTGGACGAGTGCAACTAGCAGAGGAAATAGAAAAACCCGGCAAATCCCCATTTACACGCGAAGTAGCAGAGGAAAGAATTCCCTCGATATGTTCATTGCCAACGTTTGGAATCATATTTAGTGGATCAGAAAGTGCAGTGCAACACCTAAATAAATATACCCTCTCCTTAATGCAATGGGCACAAAACGAGGCT includes these proteins:
- the LOC113329724 gene encoding uncharacterized protein T05G5.1-like, which encodes MLENDEDGERRNEKRRRRRRQREISEERELRRALKETRWEEQRRRFEEDIRKIEARVREEERVREEERIRENERTYEDERMHEEDRRREEDRRREDDRRNDMGRRNRRNKGGNDMNQAIMNELRDMRSMINISRRGGRVQLAEEIEKPGKSPFTREVAEERIPSICSLPTFGIIFSGSESAVQHLNKYTLSLMQWAQNEAILCKYFPTSLTGKAFAWFERLPERSISSF